The window TCCCAACTAAGTTCCAAACTTTATTGCAAGTAAAACAGCCCATCAGAAGATATCTTACTCGTTTCAAGTCAGTTTATGTGATATGCGCTTTTACAGTATTGAAAGCAAGATGTGCAACTGAGCAAACACAAACTGTTACTCGTCGGTCATCAACCTTTACCGTTGCTCctattcaaggaaatgaaaagTCACCAGATCTAGATGATGGTAGATCTGAATTTCCACCTcgtgatggtgatggtgatggtgatggtgatggtgatggtgatggtgatggaGGAGGTGGCGGTGAAGGAGGAGGTGGATGGAAAGACGGGTTTTTCTTTTTTGACTTCCTTGTCTTTCTAGGACTGTTAAACAATAAAGAAAGTGAAGGGGACTACGGAGATTctaggagaagaagatgaacaaaataagGTCTTTTAATGATCAATATTGTTgggattttcttatttttcataaattttgtaAGTTAGATAGAAAGATcttattttcttcatcttcttctcctagaatcttcataattttcttccaattttttttatcttttaatagtCAGTATAAGGCAAGAAACTCGAAAAAGAAAAACCCATTA is drawn from Impatiens glandulifera chromosome 3, dImpGla2.1, whole genome shotgun sequence and contains these coding sequences:
- the LOC124930242 gene encoding protein FERTILITY RESTORER RF2, mitochondrial-like, with amino-acid sequence MLSFTATTFANPITTLSSPNHCQGQSNPNCYLYFELRPLPTKFQTLLQVKQPIRRYLTRFKSVYVICAFTVLKARCATEQTQTVTRRSSTFTVAPIQGNEKSPDLDDGRSEFPPRDGDGDGDGDGDGDGDGGGGGEGGGGWKDGFFFFDFLVFLGLLNNKESEGDYGDSRRRR